A region of Bacteroidales bacterium DNA encodes the following proteins:
- a CDS encoding 4Fe-4S binding protein, with the protein MAYVINDDCTACGSCIDECPVDAIAEGDIYVIDPDTCTDCGACADVCPVEAISPVE; encoded by the coding sequence ATGGCTTATGTAATTAATGATGATTGTACTGCTTGTGGCTCATGTATAGATGAATGCCCTGTAGATGCAATAGCTGAAGGAGATATTTATGTAATTGATCCTGATACATGTACTGATTGTGGTGCATGTGCGGATGTTTGTCCTGTTGAGGCAATTTCTCCGGTTGAATAA